A region from the Mercenaria mercenaria strain notata chromosome 7, MADL_Memer_1, whole genome shotgun sequence genome encodes:
- the LOC123554791 gene encoding thrombospondin-2-like: MMRLGCHVLHIAIVIQQASDVLGLSGEWTQWGQWSSCSVTCGYGVQKRQKTWKLREKVGKKGDDFIYEDILECITNKPCPIDGSWGFWGPWGECTKMCDGGTTTRKRECNAPEPQNGGLKCEGKDFATTTCNDWTCPDLPPNFDIKQCNETTFMCLSGQQCIPEANRCDHTLQCHDGSDEHDCFYYNWHNAAGTKDLSILRIFWTTVFIIALAFLGS, from the exons ATGATGAGGCTAGGTTGCCATGTCCTACATATAGCCATAGTTATTCAACAAG CGAGTGACGTGTTGGGGTTGTCTGGAGAATGGACCCAGTGGGGACAATGGTCCTCGTGCAGCGTCACGTGCGGGTATGGTGTACAGAAGAGACAGAAAACATGGAAATTACGAGAAAAAGTCGGCAAAAAAGGAGATGATTTCATTTACGAGGACATACTCGAATGCATTACAAATAAGCCATGTCCaa TTGATGGTTCTTGGGGATTTTGGGGTCCATGGGGTGAATGTACAAAGATGTGTGACGGTGGTACAACTACGAGAAAAAGAGAGTGCAATGCTCCTGAACCACAGAATGGCGGTCTGAAGTGTGAGGGAAAGGATTTTGCTACAACTACATGCAACGATTGGACATGTCCTG ATTTGCCACCAAACTTTGATATCAAACAATGCAACGAGACAACATTTATGTGCCTCAGTGGACAGCAATGCATTCCTGAAGCTAACAGATGTGATCATACGTTACAATGTCATGACGGCAGCGACGAACATGACTGCTTTTATTATAACTGGCACAATG CTGCAGGGACCAAAGATCTTTCCATTCTCCGTATATTTTGGACCACTGTATTTATTATAGCACTGGCGTTTTTAGGATCTTGA